The segment CGGCAGCCCCAGACGCCGGCACAGCCTCATCAAGTCCGCGGGCAGCGGCGCCACCAGCTCCACTCCTCCGGGAAGAACCAGCCGGTGACAATGCAGCGCGGGCCGGTCGAGCCCTTCCACCCTGGGCCCGCCGTACTTGCGGTCGCCCGCCAGGGGGTGGCCCGCCGCCGCCAGCTGGGCCCGGATCTGGTGGGTGCGTCCGGTGAGCAGGCGGATCCGGCACAAGGTGTAGCCCCGGGACGCGCCCACGACGGTTAGGTGAAGGGTGGCGCTGCGGGCCTGCTCCGCCGCGCCCGGCGCCTTCTCGAGGCCAGCCTCCCCTATCTCCACCGGTGCGGCAGGCTGCTTTTGCGCGACGGAGACAGGCAAGACCCGGGTGACCCGGCGCTGGCGATCGCGCTGCAGCTGGTGCTGGAGGACCCCTTCCGGCGGCCGGCCCCGGACGATGGCCAGGTACTCCTTGACGGCCGCGCCGCTGCGCATCCAATCCGCCAGGCGAGCCGCTCCCTGGCGGGTCTTGCCGAAGGCCACCAGCCCCGACGTGTTGCGGTCGAGGCGGTGCCCGGGCGACGGCTGGTACAGAGCACCTTCGGGCAGCGTGCCGCGGCGAGCCAGTTCGTCCCGGACCCAGTCCAGTAATGTGTATTCCCGCGCCGCCCCGAATCCGCCGGCGCCATGGGTCAGCAATCCGGCCGGCTTGTTGACTACCAGCAGGTGCTCGTCCTCGTACACCACCCGGGGCTCGTGGCGGGCCGGGGCCGGCAAGCGGGGCGCCCGGGACGAACCGGCGGGACCGCTCCGGGGCCTTGCTGCCGGCGACGGGGGCGGGGCGCCGGGTGCGGCCTGGTGGGGCGGCGCATCGACCACCTCGGCCTCCACCACGTCCCCGGCGCGCAGGACCGTGTCCCGGGGCACGCGGCGGCCGTTGACGGTGATACGGCCCTGCCGCAGCATGCGGAACACGGCGCTGAGGGGCACGTCCGCCAGCCACCGGCGGGCCAGCCGGTGCAATCGCTGTCCCTCATCGGCCGCGGTGACCACGTAGCGTCGCCGTGCCAACCAGACCCACTCCCCGTCGCGGTGGACGACCTCGATCCGTACGTCCGGCCGGGTGCGCAGGCCCATGCCGCTCCGCCGCCAGGCCGGTGCCCGGACGCCACCTCACGCCTCAAGCCAGAAAGGCGGCCAGCACGCCCACCAGGAAGATCCCGTCGAAGACCCCCGCGCCGCCGATGCTCAACATCCCCGGACCCATGCGGTCCAGGGCCCGCAGGTTCAGCAGGTCGGCGCCCACCAGGGTGCCCAGGGTGCCGGCCACGTACGCCACGGCGGCGCGGCTGCCGGGTGGCGCCACCAGCAGGGTGATGACCACCGCCGCCAGCGGCGGAATGAAGGCAGGCAGGACGATGCCGCGTCCCGGTACGGGCCGCGCCAGGGCCTTGGCCACCGCCGCCACCAGAACCGTCGCCACGAGGGCAGCCACCAGGGGCGCGCGGCCCGCGCCCAGCAGGAACAGGCTGAACAAGGTGGGGATCACCGCGCCGCCCACGTTGATGGCCAGAACACGCTCCGCCACCCGCGGCGGCTGCACCATGGGGAAAAGCCAGAAGAAGGCGATGGGTGGAACCGGCGGCGGATCCAGGGGCACCCGCTCCCGCCGCAGGGGCAGGTTGATGCCGCTACCGACCAGAGACAGCGCAAACAGCAGGAAGGCGCCGGCAGGACTCAAGCCCAGGCGCGCAAAGGACAGCGCGGCCACCTGGGCATACGTCAAGAAGAACAGCATCGGCAGCGAGAGCAGGAAAAACAACAGAAGGGGCAAGAGGGGCACGGCCTGACCTCCCGGTCCGCGGCGGCCCGCCCGGGCCCGCCGGGCCCATCACGCCGGTGCCTTGTACGGCCCGGCCGCGCCGCCTGCTGGTGGTAATCGCCATCATCATACCATCCTTGGCCGCGGGGCGGCGGGCGCATACTAGGGGCGGCCGCGGGCGCGGGTTCGTGCCGAGTGCCAAATCCATCCCCCGAGGAGGGACGCTCATGCCCCAGATGGCCCAGCATCAGGCGGCCGAGCTGTGGGAACTCTGCCGGGACCACGCCGTCGCCGGGGCCAAGCTGCGTGCCCTGGCCGGAAGCTGCCAGGACAGCACGCTGCGCCAGACCCTGGAGCGGCACGCCGGGGAGTTCCAGCAGGCCGCCCAGCGGCTGATGGGCTTCCTGCAGGAACAGGGCGGCTACGGGACCCACGGCCGGTACGGCCAGGACGGCCAGCAGGGGCAGGCCGGTTCCTGGCAGTGGCCGGCGGCCGCCTGGCAGTCGCCCTATCAGGCCCAGTGGCAGGCCGGCGGCGGCGCGACCTGGCAGTCCCAGCCCCAGGCCCACGGGACGAACCAGGTCTACGGCGCGGCCGGCATCCAGGGGCAGCCCCTGGACATCGCCCTGGCCTCCGACTGCCTGCGCACGTGCAAGACCTTCGCCGTCCAGTGCATCTGGGGGGCCACCGAGTGCGGCGAGCCGGCCCGCTCGTACCTGTACCAGCTGGCCGGTGAGCACCTGCGCATGGCCATGGACCACTACCGCTGGCTCGAGCAGCACCAGGTGTACGCCTCGCCGCCCATCGACCAGCACGCCGTGCAGGAGTACACCCAGAAGCTGCACCAGCTGATGCAGGTGGGGCAGGCCGTGGCGGCGCAGGGCCTGGTGCCGGCCCAGCGCGGCTTCGCCGCGGCCGGTGCGGGCATGCATCAGGCGGCCCACGGTGGCGCCGGTGCCTACGGCACCCATGGCCAGGGCGGCTTCGCCTCCGGGTTCCAGGCACCGTACGGGCAGCAGGCCTACGGTCAACAGGCCTACGGTCACCCGGCGGGCCACGCCGGAAGCCACGAGGCCTACGCGCAGCGGGCGTACGCCCGGACCTGACGCCTCTCCGGGACAGCCGGCCGGGGGACGCCCCTCGGTGGCGCGGGGGCGGCAGGCCGGGACCGGCCCAGGTGCACCACCCTAGGCCCTGGCGCCGTCACCGGGCTTTGCCGCCGGCGCCCTCCGCCGCCGGTGTCCCCGCCCAGGAGAGCAGGCGGGGCGGGTCTTCGGAAGACCCGCCCCGCCGCGTTCACCGGGCCGACGGGGTGCCCCGATTTCCCCGGCGGGGCATCCGCCTCAGGCCGCTCTTACCGGCCGCTCCGGTTCGCCCGTCAGAAGAACAGGCCGTTGACCATCAGCAGCGTGACCAGCCCCGCCAGCCAGCCCAGGGTGGAGGGCACGGACCAGGTGAGGATCTGGGTCTTCACGTCCGTGATGCCCAAGGTGCGGTTGATCACCCAGAAATAGCTGTCGTTGAAGTACGAGAAGACCATGGACCCCACGGCGGCCGCCTGGGCGGCCATCACCGGCGCCACGTCCAGCGAGGCCAGGATGGGGGCGGTGATGGAGGCGGCGGTCACCATGGCCACGGTGCCGCTGCCCTGGACCAGCCGCACCAGGGTCGCCACCAGGAAGGGCAGCAGCAGCGGCGGCAGCGGCATCTGGGCGATCTGCTGGGCGATGAAGTCGCCGGTCCCGCTGGCCCGCAGCACGTTGCCCAGCGCGCCGCCGGCGCCGGTGACCAGGATGATGATGCCGGCCGACGCCACCCCTTCTTCCACCCGCTTCAGGACCTCTTCCCGCGGGGCGCGACCCATCAGGCCGTAGACGGCCAGCAGCAGGCCGATGGCCACGGCGATCACGGGGTGGCCGAGGAAGATCAGGTAACTGGCCAGGGTCCCTTGAGCCTGAAGGGCCGTCAGCGTCGTGTTGAGGAAGATCAGCAGCACCGGCACCACGATGGGGGCGAAGGCGCGCCAGGCGCCGGGCAGGCCGTCGTCTCCGCCCGTGCCGGCGAGCCCGGAGCCCCAGCCGGCGGCCGTCCCGGCCGCAGCGTCCGCCCCCGACCCGCCGGTGATGGGCACCATGCCGGTGGTGGCTGCCTGCGCCCGGGAACCCGCCGCCCGCGCCGCAGCACCGCGTTCCACGGTGATGCCCCGGGCCGCCGCCCAGCGGCCGATCCACCGGGCGTAGAGCATGGTCACCACGTAGACCGGAAGGGCGATCACCAGGCCCCAGAAGATCATCAGGCCAATGTCGACACCGAAGGTGCCGGCCGCGGCCAGAGGCCCCGGCGTGGGCGGCACCAGGTGGTGGGTGGCCATCAGGCCGGCCGCCAGGGCCACGCCCAGGCCCAGGACGGGCTTGCCCGCCTCCCGGGCCAGGGCCCGGGCCAGCGGCGAGAGGATGACGAAGCCCGAGTCGCAGAAGATCGGAATGGACACCACCGCCCCCGTCGCCCCCAGCGCCCACTCCTCCCGCCCGCGCCCGAAGAGCCGGAGGAAGGTCAGAGCCATGCGCTGGGCGGCGCCGGTCACCTCCAGGATCCGCCCCAGCATGACGCCAAAGCCGATGATGATGCCGATGCTGGCCAGGGTGTTGCCGAAACCCTGGGTGATGGCCTGGGCCAGATCGCCCGGCGCCATCCCGCCCACCAGGCCCGTCAGGGCGGCGGCGGCGATCAGCGCCAGGAAGGTGTGGATCTTGGTCCGCAACACCAGGAAGATCAGGACGGCCACGCCCAGCACCAGGCCCAGGACCATCTGCGTTCCGTCCCCGTGCATACAGGTCACGCTCCCCTCTCGGCGGGCGCCGGTTCGTCCGCGGGGGAGGAACCGGCCCCCGGCCTCGTGTCCGCCGGCCGGGCGGACTACAGCCCGGCCTCCTCCTGTCCGGCCGCCGGGCGACCGCCGGCCACCCGGTGCCCCGTACCCGCCCGCCCCGCACCCGGCCGTCCTGCGGCCAGGCGCCCGGCGGCCAGGATGGCCCGCTTCATGCTGACGGCACTGGCCTTGCCCGTTCCCGCGATGTCGAAGGCGGTGCCGTGGTCGACCGATGTGCGGATGAAGGGCAGGCCCAGGGTCACGCTGACGGTGCCCTCGAAGTCCATGCTCTTGGCGGCGATGTGCCCCTGGTCGTGGTAAAGGGACAGGACCGCGTCGAAGGCCCCCTGCCGCGCCAGGTGGAAGACCGAATCGGCCGGCACGGGCCCCACCACCTGGTGGCCCTCCTGCTGCAGGACCTGGACGGCCGGGGCGATCTCGTCGATCTCCTCCCGGCCCAGCAGGCCGCCGTCGCCGGCGTGAGGGTTGAGGGCGGCCACGGCCAGCCGCGGCTGGGCGATGCCCAGGTCCCGCAGGTGTTCCAGGGCGGCGCGGGCCGTGGCCACGATGCGGTCCTTGCGCACCAGGTCGAGGGCCTGGCGCAGGGAGACGTGGCGGGTCAGGAAGAAGATCCGGATGCCCGCCACCTCGAACATGGTCAGGGGGTCGGGCGAGCCGGTCAGCTCCGCAAAGATCTCCGTGTGCCCGATGTGCGGGACGCCGGCCGCCCGCAGAGCCTCTTTGTGGATGGGTGCCGTGGCCACGGCATCCACCTGGCCGGCCAGCGCCCAGGCCACCGCCCGCTCGATGTACTGGTAGGCGGCGCGGCCCGCCGCGGCCTGCACCTGGCCCAGGGCCAGGTCCGGGGGCACGTTGGCCAGGTCGACCAGATCCAGGGTGCCGGGGGTGTAAGCGCCTTCCGCCGGCCGGGTGACGACCCGCACCGCCGGCGCCCCGGGCACCAGGGTGCGGGCCCGCTCCACCGCGCCGCGATCGCCGATGACCAGCGGGCGCAGCTCCTGGTAGACCCCGGGATCGGCCAGCGCCTTGACCACGATCTCCGGCCCGATGCCCGCGGGGTCGCCCAGGGTGATGGCCACCAGGGGGCGGCCGTCGCGGGGCGTGGGGTGGTAGGGGTCGCTTGGCATGCTCCTGCACCTCCTTCGTGGCATCCGGCGGTCTTCAGGGGATCCGGCCGGGTGAGGTCCCGGTTTGGGGGCGGGGAGGCCTTGCCCCGGCGGCGGCCTGGGACCGGCCGCCCGGATCAGGGTGGGGCGACCCCGGCCCTCGGGGTGGCCCCGGGCCCTCCGTGGCGGCTGCCGTCTCCTCCGCCAGGGGGCGGACCCGCGGCTCCAGCAGGTGGACCAGAAGGTCCTCGTCCCCCACCAGCCCGCCCTTGGTGATGACCGCCAGCCCCGGCCGCCGCCCACCTTCCAGGGAGCCGGCCGCCACCAGGGGCGCCAGCTCGCCGGTCACCTGCAAGGCACCGGCCCCCAGCGCCGCCGCCACCGCCGCCGCGGTATCGCCGCCGGTCAGCACGAGCCCCGCCAGGGCCGGGAGGCGTTCCACCAGGGTGGCGGCCAGGGTCCCCAGCTGGCGGGCCACCTGCCGGGCCAGGCCTTCCGGAATGGCGCCGCCGGAGCGCCCGGCGTTCCGGGCAGCCGCTGCGGGCGACCCCGCGGGGGGCCGGGTTGGCCGGGTTGTCGCCGCCGAGCGGTCCGTCTCCACCACCGCCACCCCCCAGCGGGCCAGGGCGGCCTCGACCTGGGGGAGCAGGGTCTGGGCTGCAGCGACGGGATCGGCCAGCAGCTGGGGCAGCGCGGCGTGGAGGCGCGGCACCGGCCAGCGCCGGGTCACGGCGGCCAGCTGGCGCTGGGTCAGGTCCGTGAGGCTTCCCGCCACCACCAGCCAGGGACCCGCGCCGGCGCCTGCAGCCCCCGGGGAGGCGGGGGATGCCGGCCCGCCAGGTCGACCCGCTGCCGGCGAGGCGGCAGGCGAGGCGGCCGCAGAGGCCGGGGTGGCCGGGCCACCGTGGCGGTCCGCACCGGCTGCGCCCTCGCTGGGCCGTTCCCCCAGCCGGTGGGCGACCCAGGCCGCAAAGAAGGGGCCCGGGTCGACGGCCAGGACGGGGATGGGGGCCCGGGCCACCAGGGCGGCCAGGGTTTCGATGTCCTCATCCCGGGCCGCGTCCAGGACCACCACCCGGGTGCCCGCCCGGTGGAGCTCACGCAGCCGCTCCGGCAGGCGGTGGTCGTAGCCTTCGCCGTCCGGCGGCAGGTAGGCAGCGGGCAGGCCGCTCTGGGCGGCGAGCAGCCGGGCCACGTGGTCGTCCGTCACGGGGGTGAGGGGATCCCGGGCGGCCTCCGTCGCCAGAAGCGGGACCCCGTTGACCTGGAGCCGCCCGCCCACCGTGGCGCGGCCGGAGGCAGGGAAGGCGGCCACCACCACGGCCAGGTGCCCGGGCAGGGCCTCCAGGGAACCCGCCAGCTCGGCCCCCAGGTTGCCCCGCAGGGTGCTGTCGATGCGCTTGCCGAAGAACCGGCACCCGGCGCTCCGGAGGGCCTGAAACGCCGCCCGCACGCGCCGGCGCGCCACGGCCGGTTCGACCGCCCGGGAGTGGGTGGGCAGCACCACGAGCGCCGCACCGGCCGGGGCGAGCCCGGCGGTGGGGCCCGCCAGGGGCAGGGGGTCCAGGACCACCCGGCCGGCAACACCGGCCCGCGCGGCCACCCGGGCCGCGGTGGCGTTGGCACCGGTCACGTCGTCGGCCACTAGTCCGAACATGCCGGGATCTCTCCCTTCCCTGGGTCCAGGAACGGGGATGGCCGTCACGGGGCCAGCACCACCTCGACGCCCGCTTCCGCCAGGGCCTCCAACTGCACGGCGGCGGACGCCTGGGCCTGGTCGTCGCAGATCAGGGTGCGGATCTGGTCGATCCCGGCAAACCGGGCAAAGGCGCGCCGCCCCAGCTTGCTGTGGTCGGCCACCACGTAGGACCGCTCGGCGGCGGCCAGCATGGCCTGTTTCACCGGCACCTTCTGCCGGTTGGTGGTGGACACGCCGTAGGCCACGTCGACCCCGTCGGCCCCCACGAAGGCCCGGTCCACGTGGGTGGCGCGCAGGTAAGCCTCCGTTTCCGGCCCCTGCAGGCTGTAGACACCCCGGCGCACCTGGCCGCCTGTCACGTACACGTCGACGCCCTCGCGATCCGCCAGCTCCCGGGCGATCAAGAGGTCGTTGGTCACCACCTTGAGGGTGATCCGGGGCGGCAGGTGGCGGGCGATCTCCAGCGTGGTCGAACCGGCGTCCAGGATCACCGTCTCCCCGGGGCGGATCAGGGCCGCCGCCGCCCGGCCGATCTTGCGCTTGGCCTCCACCTGCCGGGCCCGCTTGGTAGCGTAGGGCAGTTCCCTGGGCGTGACGGCGCCCACGGGCAGGGCACCGCCGTGGGTGCGCACCAGCAACCCGTCCGCCTCCAGGCGCTCCAGGTCGCGCCGTACGGTCATGGGGGAGACGGCCAGGCGCCGGGCCACCTCGCTGACCTCAAGCCGCCCTTCGGCTTCCAGCCACTGCAGGACTTGCCGGCGCCGTTCTTCGGCCAGCATGGTGACATCGCTCCTGCCCGGCCCGGCTCCGGGGCCAGGCGGCCAGGCCGTCGCGGGGCCGCCGCGGGGACCGCCTTGGGGGCGAGGCCGCCGTGAGGGCGCCTCGGGGGCTGCCTCGGGGCTGAGGCCGTCCCGGGGCCGGGTGTTGATCTATCCTGTTCGATTGAGTGTTCAGTGATTATCGAGCATGTGTGTTTATGTGCGGATCTTCGCGGTTCGCCGGGCCGTTCCTGCCGGTAGGGGCGATTTCACGGTCGGAAATGGCTGGCTTGGGATCCAAGCATGCCGCATGCCGGGGACGGAGCGGACCGCCCGGCGGGCCCCGCGCGGGGAGGGCGGAGCCGGCAGGCGGCTCGGGCGGGCCGGGGATGGAGGTCGGCGGGCAGTCGTCGCGGAGGATGGCCAGGGCGCAACGCGGGGGCGGAGGGGAAGAACGTGCGGCGAGCGGCTGCGGGCGGCGCGATCAGGCCAGGCCGGAATGGTGCCTGGAGGCCAGTCTGGCCTGTCTGGAATGGTGCTAGGCAGCGGAGGCCGGAGTCCCGGCCGGACCCGGGACGTGCCCGCCAGCGAGGCCACCGGCCCGTTGGGGGCGCCAGGTAACGGATACGGGAGCGTTGCTGAGGGATCGGCGGCGTGGATCCGGCCGGTGGCTGGCCAGCCGGCGCGGCTCAGCGCCGGCTGCCGCCGGGTCCCCTGGCCAGGCGCCACGCCAGAACCAGCGCCCACAGGGCGCCCGGGATCAGGGACGCCAGCAGCAGGGGAACGGCCGCATGGGGGAAGAGCCAGGCCAGCACCATGCCGGGCAGCCCAGGCAGCAGGGCGGCCAGGGCCATGCTCCGGGAAACCCGGGGACCCCCGGTGGGGGCCAAGGAGGCCAGATCCCAGGCCGCCGCCATCCCCGCCAGCCAGTAGAGCCAGGTGGCCACGTACCCACCCGCCAGGGTGGCCGGCCAGGCCACATCAAACCAGAGGGGGCTTTCATCCGGGCGCGCGGCCCGGGCCAAAAGGGGGAGCCCGGCGGCTTCCAGCGCCAGCAGCGGCAGCCACACGGCCAGCGCTGCCGTGGCCAGCATGGCGCCGGCGCCGCTCCAGCGGGCACGGCCCGCCTCGCGCAGGCCCTGGTACACCAGGAACCAGCCCAGGGACCAGGCGGCCACCCCAAGGCCCAGACCCACGTGGACCGCAACCCAGCGTTCGGGGGCCCGGCGCACCGCGTCCAGCACCTCCGCCGCGTTGCCCGGGTCCAAGGTGACGGGGTGCAGGACGGTGCTCGCCGCCGCCAGCAGGCCTCCGGCCACCAGCAGCCGGCCCGCCCAGCGCCAGCTGTCGGCGGCAGGACCGCGCCCCGCGCCGCCGGTGCGTGTTCGACCGGTGCCTTGCACTCCCGCTTCCATGCCGCCTCCCCCCTGACCCGATCCCCCGCCGGCGACCAAGATCGCAGCCGGTCGCCCCGTTTCCCGGCGACGGGCGTGGGATCGGGGCGCATCGCCCGACCGCTTCACCGGCGGCCCGGCGGCCCGCTCCATGGAATGACCAGGACGCCCGCCGGTGCGCCCCAGCCCGTGGTCCGGAGCCGGCGGGTCCACGCCCTCTTACCTGCAAGTATCGCCAGTCCCGCGCCCGCCTCACCCCTGCCCAACAGTGGTGGTACGTTATAGGTAACGCCGCCGGAGCCGCCCACGGCATCGGGGCACGGCGCTTCGCAACGGCGGCGGGCCAACCTGCTGGATCCTCCCGGGAGGCATGATGGGTGGCAGATCTCTGGGAACAGGCGGCGCGGTTCTTTGGGCTTGTATTTGTAGATCTGCTGCTGGCCGGTGACAACGCGGTGGTCATCGCCCTGGCGGCCCGCCGCCTGCACGGGCGCATGCGCCGGCAGGCGATTCTGCTCGGCGCCGGCGGCGCCGTGGGACTGCGGCTTGGGCTGGCGGCGGCGGTCACGTGGCTGCTCCACATCCCGTTGCTGCAGGTGGTGGGCGGGCTGCTCCTGCTGTGGATCGCCCGCAAGCTGGTGGCCGGCGACCACGGCGGCCACGAGAACGTGCATGAAGCGGCCGGTGTCTGGGAGGCGGTCCAGACCATCATCCTGGCCGACGTGGTGATGTCCCTCGACAACGTGCTCGCCCTGGTCGGCGTCTCGGGCGGTCACCTGGGGCTGCTGGTCATGGGGCTCGCCCTGTCGGTACCGCTGATCATCTGGGGCAGTTCGCTCCTCAGCGGGCTCATGGACCGGTGGCCGTGGCTGATCCACGTGGGTGCCGGCATCCTGGTGTGGGTGGCCGTGGAGATGCTGCTCGAGGACCGGCTTGTGCACGAGGCCCTGGCCGGGGTGCCCGAAGGGGTGCTCCTGGCGGCCCACATTGCTGCGACGCTGCTGGTGACGGGCTTCTTCATGCTGAGGAGCCGGCGGCAGGGACAGGTGCCCACGCCGGAGGTGGCTGCAGGGACCGCGCCCGCTGGCGCCGGGTTCCACACGGCCGGTGCGGTGCCGGACGAACCCGGCAAACGGCCCTCATCCTCCCACGGGGGCCCTGCGGACGGCCGGTTCTCCTCCCCGCCGCCCGAACCGCTCCCCGGCCCGCGTGCCGGCGGCACCGCAACCCGCAGCGGCTTGGGGGGCGGCGGGTCCGGGGACGGGCCCATGCCGGCACCGGTGGCACCGGCCGTGGCGCGGCGCCCTCGCAAGCCGCAGGACCCACCCCCCAGCGAGGCGTGAGCCGCGAGCCCCTGGTGAGGAGGCTCGTTCCATGGCCGTGGCCCGGGCCGGCGAACCCCCGGCGGAGGGGCAAAGCCGAAGTCCGTTGGCGCAGGGTGCTAGGAATCGGCCGGTTCGTCCCGGTACACCAGGTGACGGGTGGTCAGGGGCGGGTGGGCCAGCGCTGCGCCCAGGACGGGCGGCAAGAGCCGCACGCCGTGGCCGAGGTCACCAAGGGAGAACCAGCGGAAGGTGAGCAGGTTGGACCCATCCTGCCGGTGGCTGGATTGCCCCCGCGCCGGGACCCGTCCGCCCGGGGAACCGGGCAACGTCACCCGGTAGTAGAACCCCAGCTCATGAAACCGCCGCCCTTGCAAGGTAAAGAAGGATTCCACAACCCAGAGCAGGCGGCCCACCTGGACGTTGACGCCGAGCTCCTCCTGCAGTTCCCGGTGCAGAGCAGCACTCGTCGCCTCGCCCCCTTCGACCCGGCCACCGGGCAGGATCCAGTAATCGGTGCCGGCGATCTGGTGAAGAAGAACATGGTCGCCGGCGAGGATCACGCCGGCGACCCGCAGGTTGAAGCGCACGCCGTCCGTATCAAAGCTCAGCACCCGGTCCTGGCCCTCCTTGTCTTGCCGACGTGATCGCCATGCGCCGTGCCACGCTGTTCCATCGCCCATGCCACGCTCTGCCATGGTGACCTCGGCCTGCGATCTTGCCGACGGTTTACCGCGACACCGGTACGCTACGCCGGGACCAGCGCGGCCAGTTCCCGCAGGGACTGCTCGGTGGCCGCGTCGAACAGGTGCAGGTGCTCGGCGTCCAGCGTAAGCGCCAGCCGGTCGCCCGGGCGCACGGCCAGGCGCGGGTCGACCCGCACCGTCAGGGACGCCGCCCCCGCCGTCACGTATACGAAGGTCTCGGCGCCCAGCGGTTCGACCACCTCGGCGGTGGCCACCAGGTGGGTCTCACCGGGCACGGCACTGCCTTCGGCCGGGCGGGCGTGAATGTGTTCGGGCCGGACGCCCAGGAGCACTTCCCGCCGGTGGCCGTCCCCGGAGGACAGGCAAGCTCCGGCCGTTTCGGCCAGCTCGCCCTTCAGGCGGCAGCTCAAGCCGCCGCCAGCGAAGCGGACCTCCCCGTCGATCCGTTCCACCACACCGCGGATGAAGTTCATCGGCGGCGAGCCGATGAAGGAGGCGACGAAGACGTTGGCCGGGCGGGCGTAGATATCCTGGGGCGTGGCCACCTGCTGCAGCTTGCCGTCCCGCAGCACGGCGATGCGGTCACCCAGGGTCATGGCCTCCACCTGATCGTGGGTGACGTAGATCGTGGTGGTACCCAGGCGCTGGTGCAGGCGGGCCAGCTCGGTGCGCATCTGTACGCGGAGCTGGGCGTCCAGGTTGGAGAGGGGTTCGTCCATCAGGAACACCTTGGGATCGCGGACGATGGCCCGGCCCAGGGCCACCCGCTGGCGCTGGCCGCCCGAGAGCTGGGCCGGTCGGCGCTTGAGCAGGTTCGTCAGGCCCAGGGTCTCCGCCGCCTGGCGCACCCGGCGGTCGATCTCGTCCCGCGGTACCTTGCGCATCCGCAGGCCGAAGGCCATGTTGTCGTAGACGGTCATGTGGGGATAGAGGGCGTAAT is part of the Thermaerobacter subterraneus DSM 13965 genome and harbors:
- a CDS encoding ABC transporter ATP-binding protein, with amino-acid sequence MAEVRLVDVTKRFGSTVAVDRVSLDIADGEFLVLVGPSGCGKSTLLRLIAGLEDVTEGQVYIGDRVVNDVPPKDRDVAMVFQNYALYPHMTVYDNMAFGLRMRKVPRDEIDRRVRQAAETLGLTNLLKRRPAQLSGGQRQRVALGRAIVRDPKVFLMDEPLSNLDAQLRVQMRTELARLHQRLGTTTIYVTHDQVEAMTLGDRIAVLRDGKLQQVATPQDIYARPANVFVASFIGSPPMNFIRGVVERIDGEVRFAGGGLSCRLKGELAETAGACLSSGDGHRREVLLGVRPEHIHARPAEGSAVPGETHLVATAEVVEPLGAETFVYVTAGAASLTVRVDPRLAVRPGDRLALTLDAEHLHLFDAATEQSLRELAALVPA